CGTTCGGCATACGCCGTGCAACGCTCCGCGCGTTTGTGAATTTTCTTTCCGGGAAGTTTTGGCATTATTCCGAGGTTGGCGTTCATTGGCTGGAACGTTTCAGGAAGGGCGGTTTTAAGATATTTCAGCAGTGAGCCGACTGCCGTTTCTTCGGGAAATTCCGGAAGTTTTTTCCCGCTGAGTTGCGCAAAGCAGAACAGTGCCGAGCAGAGTCCCATTGCCGTGCTTTCAACGTAGCCTTCCACTCCGGTAATCTGCCCTGCAAGAAAAAGATTTTCTTTTCCAACGGGACGCAGATGTCCGTCAAGCGCCTCCGGCGCACAGACAAAGAGATTTCTGTGCATTACACCCTTTCGCACGAATTCAGCGTTTTCAAGCGCGGGAATCATTCTGAAAACCCTTTCCTGTTCTCCCCATTTCAAATTTGTCTGAAAACCGACAAGGTTGTACAGCGTTCCCTCCAAATTGTCCTGCCTGAGCTGAACGACCGCGCACGGGCGCTGACCGTCTTTTTCTTCAAGCCCCACGGGGCGCAGAGGTCCGAAGAGCAGCGTTTTTTCACCGCGTTTTGCTATGACTTCTACCGGCAGACAGCCTTCAAAATGCTTTATTTCTTCATCTTCAAATTCGTGGCGCGGTGCCGTTTCTGCGCTGACAAGCTCATTCCAGAACGCGGAATATTCTTCTTCGTTCATGGGACAGTTGATATAGTCCCCTGTGTCGCCGTATCTGTTTGCCCTGTACGCTCTCGTCATGTCAACGCTTTCGAGGGTGACAACAGGGGCAACCGCGTCGTAAAAATAGAGGAATTTTTCGCCCGTGAGTTTTCCTATTTCTTTTGCAAGGTCAGGCGAGGTTAAGGGACCGCTGGCGATAATCGCGCAGCCGTCGGGAATTTTTGTGATTTCCTCACGCACTGCTTCAATATTCGGATGCCGTGAAATTTTTTCGTCAATCAGAGCCGCAAATTTTTCCCTGTCAACCGCTAGCGCGTTTCCGGCAGGCACGCGGCTCTGTTCCGCGCAGTCCATGATAAAGCTTTTCATAGCGCGCAGTTCCTGTTTCAGAATCCCCGCAGGGGTTACGGGTTTGTCGCCTCCGAGAGAATTGCTGCACACAAGCTCGCCCAAAAGGGCTGTCCTGTGCGCGGGAGTAAATTTCTGCGGGCGCATTTCAAAAAGCGTTACTCTAATGCCCCGCTGCGCAAGCTGCCATGCGGCTTCGGAACCTGCAAGCCCTCCGCCGATGACCGTTGCGTTACATGTCTGAGACATTCCCGTCCTCTGTTTCTTTCTTTTTGGCAAGCTTTGCCGCGAGTTCCTGCGGAAGCTTCCACGCTACGTAATCACAGTCCGGATAGCGCGTGCAGGCATAGAAGAAACGTCCTGCCGCCTTTCCGTTTTTGGCGCGGCGGCGCACAAGCTCGCCTTCGCCGCATTTCGGGCATTTAATTCCTGTGGTTTTTACAACGTTTGCCGTATATTTGCATTCGGGATATCCGCTACAGGCTATAAACTCGCCGAAACGCCCGCTGCGTTTCAGAAGCGGTTTTCCGCACTGCGGACAGTTTTCGCCGGTGTATTCAGGTTCGAGGTGCATCGGCTCCCCGTTTTTAGCCACGTCGTCAAGCAGAGGTTTGAAATCCTTCCAGAACGTTCCGACAAGCTTTCTCCATTCAAGAGCGCCGTCGTCAATTTTGTCCAGACTGTTTTCCATGTCAGCAGTAAAACCGACGTTGTCTATGCCGCTGAAATATTTGAGAAGGAAGGAATTCACCGTTCTGCCGAGCTTCGTCGGCGCAAGCTTTTTGTCCTCGCCGTGCTCCACGTA
This Candidatus Equadaptatus faecalis DNA region includes the following protein-coding sequences:
- the trmFO gene encoding methylenetetrahydrofolate--tRNA-(uracil(54)-C(5))-methyltransferase (FADH(2)-oxidizing) TrmFO — its product is MSQTCNATVIGGGLAGSEAAWQLAQRGIRVTLFEMRPQKFTPAHRTALLGELVCSNSLGGDKPVTPAGILKQELRAMKSFIMDCAEQSRVPAGNALAVDREKFAALIDEKISRHPNIEAVREEITKIPDGCAIIASGPLTSPDLAKEIGKLTGEKFLYFYDAVAPVVTLESVDMTRAYRANRYGDTGDYINCPMNEEEYSAFWNELVSAETAPRHEFEDEEIKHFEGCLPVEVIAKRGEKTLLFGPLRPVGLEEKDGQRPCAVVQLRQDNLEGTLYNLVGFQTNLKWGEQERVFRMIPALENAEFVRKGVMHRNLFVCAPEALDGHLRPVGKENLFLAGQITGVEGYVESTAMGLCSALFCFAQLSGKKLPEFPEETAVGSLLKYLKTALPETFQPMNANLGIMPKLPGKKIHKRAERCTAYAERSENALRSFMEENSNLFD